GGAGCTCGTGGGACTTGTGTCCCAACGGCTTGCCCAGGAACTCCTTATAGAGTTGCTGGACGGCCGGGCTCTCGTGGGATTTGCGAAGGGCCATCCGCTCATCGGCCGTGTAGATGCCGTTGATTCGCTGTTGACGGATCTCGGTGTTCGTCGGGATCGGCTGCCCGCCGCCGCCAATGCAGCCGCCTGGGCAGCACATGATCTCGATGAAGTGGTAGTCGGCTTCACCCTTGGCCAGCTTATCCATGAGCTTCCGGGCATTGCCGAGGCCGTGGGCCACGGCCACCTTGACCGGCAGGTCGCCCACCTGGACGGTGGCTTCCTTGACCCCCTCGAGGCCGCGGACGGCGGTGAAGTTGACGTTGCCGAGGGTCTTGCCGGTGATCAGCTCGTACGCCGTCCGGAGGGCGGCCTCCATGACGCCGCCGGTGGCCCCGAAGATGACGGCCGCGCCGGTGGTGATCCCGAACGGATCGTCGTACTTCTCCTCGGGCAAGTTCTCGAAGTCGATGCCGGCCTGCTTGATCATCCGCGCCAGCTCGCGGGTGGTCAGGACGACGTCGACATCCTTGTACCCGCTATCGTTCATCTCCGGCCGGGTGATTTCGAACTTCTTGGCCGTGCACGGCATGATCGAGACCGAGAAGACGTCGGCCGGGTTGACCCCGGCCTTCTCGGCGTAGTACGTCTTGGCCAGGGCACCGAACATCTGCTGCGGCGACTTGCAGGTCGACAGGTGCGGCAGAAGCTGCGGGTAGAAGTGCTCGATGAACTTGATCCAGCCGGGGCTGCAGGAGGTGATTAACGGCAGGACTCCACCGTGGGTGACCCGCTCGATGAGCTCCGAGCCTTCCTCGAGGATGGTCAGGTCGGCGGTGAAGTCGGTGTCGAAGACCTTGTCGAAGCCCAGTCGCCGAAGGGCGGCGACCATCTTGCCGGTGACGATCGACCCGGGGGCGGCTCCGAACGGCTCGCCGATGGCCACCCGGGTGGCCGGAGCGGTCTGGACGACGACGTGCTTCTTCGGGTCGGCGAGGGCCGCCCAGACCTTGTCGGTGTCGTCCCGCTCGACGATGGCCGCGGTCGGGCAGACCAACGAGCACTGCCCGCACATGGCGCAGGCCACTTCGCTCAGGGTGTCGCCGAAAGCCGGGGCGATGACGGTATCGAAGCCGCGTTCGATGGGGGCGATGGCCCTGACCCCCTGGACCTTCTCGCACACCGCCACGCAGCGGCGGCACAGAACGCACTTCTCCGGATTGCGGATGATCGACGGGGTCGAGTCGTCCACGGGGTACTTTGACTTCGCGCCCTCGAAACGGACTTGCCGGATGCCCATCGTCTCGGCCAGGGCCTGCAGCTCGCAGTTGAGGTTCCGCGGGCAGATCAGGCAGTCGGTCGGATGGTTGGACAGGAGCAGCTCGACGGTCAGGCGCCGGGACGACCGCACGGCCGGGGAGCTGGTCGAGACGACCATCCCGTTCGCCACGGGGGCGACGCACGCCGCCTGCAAGGCCTTGGCCCCTTTCACCTCGACGACGCAGACTCGGCAGGCCCCTATTTCGTTAATGTCCTCCAGGTAGCAGAGGGTCGGGATGTCGATGCCTGCCTTCTTTGCCGCGTCGAGGATTGTGGCGCCCTCTTCGATTTCGACCTTTTGATTGTCGATGGTCAAGGTCACGGTTGCCATTAGCGTCACACCCCCTCTTTACTCCTTCACGTCGCAACGGAGGCAACGTGAGGCTTCCAGGACAGCGGCTTTTTCGTCGAAGCCCAGTTCGACCTCGGCGAAGCTCTTGCAACGGTCCTTGGCGCCGACACAGGGCATCTTGGACCGCGGCCGCTCGTCCTCGACGATCTCGCCGCTGATCTTGCGGACGACCACCGACGTCGGGACGACGTTGCCGTCGCCATCGAGGTACTTGTCGATGGCCGAGGCGACCGTCTTGCCGGCGGCGATCGCTCCGATGACGGTGTCCGGACCGGTGACGCAGTCGCCACCGGCGAAGACTCCGGGAAGCTTGGTGGCCATCTTGCCGTCGACGGCTACGGTGCCGTCCCGGTTGATCTCGAGCTTCTGGCCGTTGTTCAGGGCCTCGATCTCAGGGGCCTGGCTGACGGCCGGGATGACCACGTCGGCATCGATGACGAACTCCGAGCCTTCGACGGCCATCGGGCGCCGCCGCCCGCTGCGGTCGAACTCGCCGAGCTTCATCCTCAGGCACTCGAGCCCGATGACCCTGCCGTCCTTGCCGAGGACCGACTTCGGGGCGGCCAGGAACAGGAACTCGATCCCTTCGTGCTCGGCATCGTCGACCTCCTCGCGGAGGGCCGGCATCTCGTCGCGGCGCCGGCGATAGACGACCTTGACCGCGGCCGCCCCGAGGCGCAGGGCCACCCGGGCCGAGTCGATGGCCGCGTTACCGCCGCCGATGACGGCGACCTTCTTGCCCTTCATCTTGACGTCCTCTCCCAGGTTGACCTGGCGGAGGAAGTCGGTCGCGTGGAACACGCCGGCCAGATCCTCGCCCGGGATGTCCAGGCGCTGGCTCTTGTGGGCGCCGACGGCCAGGAAGATGGCCTTGTAGCCCTTCTTCCGGAGGCCTTCGAGGGTGATCTCCTTGCCCACCCGGACGCCGGTCTTGATCTCGACACCGGCCTTTTCGATCGTCTCGATCTCGGACTTGAGCAGCTTCTTGGGCAGGCGGTACTCGGGGATGCCGACAGCCATCATCCCGCCGGCCACCGGCAGGGCTTCGAACACGGTCACCGGGTAACCCTTGACGGCCAAGTAGTAGGCCGCCGAGAGGCCGGCCGGGCCGGAGCCGATGACGGCCACCTTGTCGCCCTTCTTGGCCTCGACCTTGACCGGCTTGTGCCCGTTGTTCTGGAGGGCCCAGTCGCCGGCGAAGCGCTTCAGGGACCGGATGGCCAGAGGCTCGTCGATCTGGGCGCGGCGGCACTTGGACTCACAGGGATGATTACAAACGCGACCGCAGATGGCCGGGAAGGGGTTCTCTTCCTTGACCGTCAGGTAGGCCTCTCCGAACCGCTTGTTCCGGATGTGATCGAGGTAGACCGGCACGTCGACGTTGGCCGGGCAAGTGTTCTGGCAGGGCGATTTGAAGAGCATCGCACAGACCGAAGCGGCGCACTTGTGCTCCTTGATGTGCTGCTCGTACTCGTGCCTGAAGTAGCGGATGGTCGACAGAACCGGGTTCGGGGCGGTCTGCCCGAGGCCGCACAGGGCCGAGTTCTTGATCTCGTTGGACATCTCGATCAAAAGCTCGATGTCGCCTTCCTTGCCCTGGCCGCGGGTGATCCGCTGGAGGATCTCCAGCATCCGCTTGGTCCCGATGCGGCACGGGGTGCACTTGCCGCACGACTCGTCCTGGACGAACTCCAGGAAGTACTTGGCCAAGTCGACCATGCAGGTGTCCTCGTCCATGATAATCAGGCCGCCGGACCCCATGATCGTCCCGAGGGCGGTGAGGGTGTCGTAGTCGACCCGCGTGTTCAAGTACTCGGTCGGGATGCAGCCGCCGGACGGGCCGCCGGTCTGGGCCGCCTTGAACTTCTTGTTGTTGGGGATGCCGCCGCCGATGTCGAAGATGATCTCCCCGAGCGGGGTGCCCATCGGGACCTCGACCAGGCCGGTGTTGACGATCTTGCCGGCCAGGGCGAAGACCTTGGTCCCCTTGGACTTCTCGGTGCCGATGGCGGCGAACCAGTCGGCCCCCTTGAGGATGATCGGGCTCACGCAGGCCCAGGTCTCAACGTTGTTGATGACCGTCGGCCTACGGAAGAGGCCCTCATTGGCCGGGAAGGGCGGTCTCGGCCGCGGCTCGCCGCGTCGGCCCTCGATCGAAGTCAGAAGAGCGGTTTCCTCGCCGCAGACGAAGGCCCCGGCGCCGACCCGGATGTCCAGGTCGAAGTCGAACCCGGTGCCGAAGATGTTCTTGCCTAACAGCCCGTATTCACGGGCCTGCTTGATGGCGTGGGTAAGGCGCTCGACGGCCAGCGGGTACTCGGCTCGGATGTAGACGTAGCCTTGATTTGCCCCGATGGCGTAACCGCCGATGGCCATGGCCTCGATGACTGAGTGCGGGTCGCCCTCCATGACGCTGCGATCCATGAAGGCCCCGGGGTCGCCTTCGTCGGCGTTGCAGACCACGTACTTCGGGCTGCCCTTGGCCTTGGCGCAGAAGTCCCACTTGGTCCCGGTCGGGAACCCGCCGCCGCCACGGCCGCGGAGCCCGGATTTCTTGATTGTGTCGATCACGTCGGCCGGGGTCATCTTGGTCAGGGCCTTGCCGAGGGCGGCATAGGCGTCGCGGCCGATGGCCTCCTCGACGTTAAGCGGATCGATCTGGCCGCAATTCCTCAGGGCGATGCGGTACTGCTTGTTGAAGAAATCGATGTCGGCGTAGGACGGGACGGCCTCGTCCGTGCCGGGAAGCTTGTAGGTCAGGTGCTCGACCAGGCGGCCCTTGAGAAGATGCTCGTTGGCGATCTCGACGGCGTCCTCGGGTTTGAGTTTCTTGTAGAAGACGCCTTCGGGATAGACCACCATCACCGGGCCGAGGTCGCACGGACCCATGCATCCGGTCTCGACGATCCGGACTTCCTTATCCAGGCCGAGCTTGTGGACCTCGGCGACAAGGGCCTCCTCTACGGCCTTACAGTTCGAGGAGACACATCCGGCGCCGGCGCAGACCAGGACGTGCGAGCGATAGAGATCCATTCATCGACCCTCCTTCATCTAGTGGCGACTACCCATTCCCCTACTACCTGATCGTTGATGACGTGTTGGGCCACGATCTTCTTGGCCTTCTCGGCATCAACGTTGCCGTAGGTGACCTTCGGCTTGCCCGGCTTGGTCACATCGACCAGGGGTTCTTTCTCGCATAGTCCGACACATCCGGTCTGGGTGATGACGACGTCGGTGAGGTTCCGCTTGCCCAGTTCGGCCAGGATGGCCGCCATGGTCTCGCGGGCGCCGGCGGCGATCCCGCAGGTCCCCATACCGATGGTGATCTGAGTCTTATGTCCCGCTTGGCGGACCCGCGTTTCCTCCAGGGCCCGCTGCCGGATCTTCTCCAGTTCATCCAGGGACTTCAAATGGCTCACCCCTTTTGCAGATTCGCCAATGCCTCGGATAAGTGCCCCTTGACCCAGTCGGCGACGAGTGGGTGGTCAAAACCCACCTCTCCCAACCGCTCATGAACGGCCCGGCTGTCGAAGACGAACCCCCTGTCCCCCAGGCGATGGCGGTAGCGCAGGTCCAGGCCGGCATGGCCGGCCAGGAACACCGCCAGGGTGGTGGGGAGATCGCCCAAAGGTGCCCGGTCGATGTTGGAGCGCTGAAAGGTAGCGGTGACGGTCGTCCCCGCCCCCGGAGCCGACTCTATCTCTAGTCCTCCGTTGCAGCGCCTGGCGGCCGCCTCGAAGAGCGGCAACCCAAGCCCGACGGGCCTTGTCTTCCTGGTCGTAAAAAAGGGGTCCAGGACCCTCCTCCGGGTCTCCGCGTCCATCCCCCGTCCGTTGTCGGTGACAACTAGGCGCAGTGCGTCGCGGGCCGGGTCTTCCTCGATGGAGAGGTCGACCTGGTCGGCGCCGGCTTCGGCCGAGTTCTGGAGCAGATCGAGGAGGTGCAAGGCTAGTTCGCGCATGGTTTACCGTCTCTCGGTGGCCTTGTGGGGGCCAGGCTCGCCGGGGCTACTTGTAGCGGCCAAGAACGCCGGGGATCTTGTCTGGCTTCAACCGGGCGTGGACGTCGTCGTTGACCATGATCACCGGCCCGAGCCCGCAGGCCCCGAGGCACCGGACGATCTCCAGCGAGAACTTGGCGTCCGGGGTGGTGTCGCCGGCCTTGACCCCGAGTTCTTTCTCGATCCGCTCCAAGACTCGTTCCGAGCCCCGGACGTAGCAGGCAGTACCCTTACAGGCCCCGATCTTGTACTTCCCCTTCGGCTTGGTCGAGAAGAGGGCATAGAAGGTGACGACCCCGTAGACCTCGGCCAGGGACACCTCCAGGGCCTCGGCCGTCTTCATCTGCACGTCCTGCGGCAGATAACCGAACAGCTCCTGGGCCTTGTGAAGGACCGTGATCAGGGCATTCTTCTGCCCTCTGTACTGATCGAGGATCTTATCGAGCTCCTGGTACTTTTCGTCCAAGCATTCGCAGGTTACACTCATGGTTTACGGTTCTTCCTCCCTTCGAGAGACTTGCCGCCGCTGGAACCGGTGTGCCTCATGATTCCTGACGGACCACCACCTTTCGGTCTTCACGGCCTTCCAGCGCGGCCACAAACTCCGCCAAGCTCGGCCCGGCCATCAACAATGACGTCTTCCCACTGACGATGTCCTCGAGCCGATGGGCGTCCGACGAGGCGACGATGGAGGCCTCGTGGATCCATGGGCAAGCCGCAAGGACCGCCGGGATGGACTGCGGTCGGGAGACTTCGTAGCCCGGAAAGGGTACCCCGGTGGGAACCGCCCCAAGGACCCCGATCAGGCTGTATGCTTTGCGGTCGACGTGGGCCGGAAGGCACGCCCCACCGCTCCTGGTGACGATCTTGAAGGCGTCATCCAAACCAAGATCACTTGAAACCAAGAGGAGCCGACGGCACTCTCCCAGGAGCTCCCCTTGCTCGTCGTAGAGCGGCTGCCGGCCGAGCCGCTCGGGCCGGTTCTCGACCGCCGGCAGGTGGGCATAGACCAGGGACTGAAACTCTGTTGCCGCCCTCACGTCCGGGAAAAGGCAGAGCAGATGGACTTCTTCCTTCGTCTGGAGCTCCATCCCCGGCCAGACGGTCAGGCCGACCCGCTCCCCGGCGATGACCGCCGCCTCGACGTTCTCACAGCTGTTGTGGTCGGTGATGGCGATGATGTCCAGCCCCCGTTGGCGGGCCCGGTGTACGACCCGCGATGGGGAGGCGTCATCCGCGGCGCAGGGCGAGAGCGAGGTATGAATGTGTATATCTGCAGAAAATAACTGTGACATCTTTCACAAATGGCGGCAGAGCAAAGCGTGAATCCGGCCCGCCGTCTCGAAGCTCCCCTCGCGGGTCTGTAGGAGGGTCAGCCCCTCCCGCTCGGCCTTGGCCAGGGTCTCGGGCTCGGGGGCGAACCCTCCGGTGATGACCACCCCGGCCACCGCCGTCAGGCTGCCGACCGCGATCACGTTTTGGTGGGTCTGGATGGTGATCCAGACATTCCCTTCCCTAGCGTGGGCCATCACGTCACTGAGGAGATCGGAGCAATAACCCCCGGTCACCTCGGTGTCGAGGCCCCGCCCCTGGGCGGCCACCGCCAAGCCGAGCCGCTCGGCGATCTCCCTCAACCGCACGGTCACCCCTCCCCCCAAGATACCGGTTCCGGTCGTCCCATTCGCTGTGGGCTAACGTCCCTGTCCGCCCGACGGACTGCCATCGACGGCGCCGGGCGGGCTCTGGCCGGAAGCGCCGCCCTGCCCTTGGTTCGCGTTCGGCCCCTTCTGGCCCATCGCCGGCGGGACCTTGCGGGCCAGCTCCAAAACCTCCTGAGCGAGGACCTGGACGCGGTCGCGGAGTTTGAAGACGCAATCGGTCTCGAAGGCCACCCCGCGGACGATGTCCTCGGCCAAGGTCCGACAGCTCGGCGAACCGCAGGAGCCGCAGTCCAGTCCGGGGAGCTCGCCGACCGTCCGCTCGAGGGTGCCGGTCATCGTGATCGCTTGCTGCAGATCCTTGTCAAGCTGCATCACCGGCCTCGCCGCGACCTTCTTGCTCATCGTCAGGAGGCCCTGGTCATACCAGTTGGCGAGCTCATCCGCGGAGAACTGGAAGCCCTTCTGCCCCGACTGCTCCGACAGGTTCTTCATCCGGACCCTGGCGACGAAGGGGTTCTCCACCGCCAGCGGGCCCCCGATGCACCCGCCGATGCAAGCCTGCGCCTCAAGGTAGTCGACGTCGTGGAGCCTTCCCTTCTCGACCTCCTCGAGGACGGCGATGACGCTGTGAATGCCGTCGACGGCGAGGAGGGATCCCTTGCCGATGGCCACGTTCTCGCCGCCGGCCCGGCCCCAACCGATGCCCAGGCCGCCGGCCCGGATCCGCCTGGGTGGGCGCTTGGCCGATCCCCGCCCGAGGTGTTTGAGCACTTCACCGTAGACCGCGGCCATGGCGAAGGCCCCGTCGACGTTCGACTCGGCCCGCCCGACCGGCTGCTTGACCGCGGTCACCTTGGCCGCGCAGGGGCTGATGAAGAAGGCCCCGATCTTCTTCTTTTCCAGCCCCAGGTCGGCCGAGGCCTTGTCCTTGGCCAGGTAGGCGGCGACCTCCATCGGCGACTCGACCGGGATGACCTGCTCGAGGAGTTCGGGGAAACGGACCTGCAGCAACCGGACCACCGCCGGGCAGGCCGAGGAGATCAGCGGGCGGCGGTAGCGGTGCTCCTCCATGTAGCGCCGGATGGCCTGAGAGACCGCTTCCGCGGCGTACGGTACCTCGTAGACGTCGTCGAAGCCGATCTTCAGCAAGGCCTGAAGGAAGGCTTCGGGCGGCGTCTCGGGACGAAACTGTCCGTAGAACGACGGCGCCGGCAGGGCGATCCGGTGGGCGAAGTCGCCGAGCCGCGTGAAGGGATCGGTCAGGGCCGACTTGGCGTGGTTCGGACAGATGCGGATGCACTCGCCGCAATCGATGCACCGCTCCTCGAGGATGACCGCCTTCCCCTCGCGGACCCGGATGGCCTCGGTCGGGCAGCGCTTGATGCAGTTGGTGCAGCCCTTGCAGGCCTCCCGGTCGAGCTTGACCGAGTGGAAGTACTGGACCATGGAGCTACCCCCTACCAGCCGGTGAGGATCGCCGTGACCTTGGTGCCCCGGCCGACGTCTGAGACGATTGTCATCTGACTGGAGCATCTCTTGATGTTGGATAGTCCCATGCCCGCTCCAAACCCCATCTCACGGATGTGGTCGGGAGCGGTCGAGAAGCCTTCCTGCATGGCTTGCTCGATATCCGCGATCCCGGGTCCTTCGTCTTCAGCGATGAGTTCGATCCGTCCGGGGGAGATGCTCGCCCGCAGAGTGCCCTGACGGGCGTGGATGACGATGTTCATCTCGGCCTCATAGGCGACGATGGCCGCCCGCCTGATGACCGCCGAGGGGACCCCGATCTGCTGAAGGGCTCGCTTGATCCGGCCGGCGGCTTCCCCGGCCGAACTGAAGTCGAGACCCCGCACGGGATAGGCGAGTTGGAGCGAAGCTTGGGGGACGCCCGGCGGGCTAGACTGCTCCGACACCCTGACCGCCCCCGGTGACTTCTTTTCCCGGCCGGCAACCCGGAAGCCCGGCCTGATAAAGGAGCCCGCAGCTCTCGTACATCAATCTGGTGGTCAGCAGACAGGCCAAGCCCTTCTCCGTGGCCAGGGCGATGATCGCGGCGGTCGGGCGCTTGCCGCGGACGAAGATGATCGCCGGGGCGTCGATGACCTCCGCCGTCCGCACCACTTGGCTGTTGGTTAAGCCCGTCAGCAGGAGCGGCCTCGGCCCCGAGAAGGCCAAGACGTCGCTCATCAGGTCGCAGGCAAAAGCCGCGCTGACGTCGCTGTCGAGCTTGTCGGTCCCGCAAAGGACCTCGGCGTCGAGGATCCGGGTGATCTCTGACAGTCTCACGTCGGGCCCCCTTTGACAAGACCTCGGCCCCTGAGCGCAAGGGCAGGCCGACCGGTTGGTGTCAGACGCTTCCGCAGTAGAAGCAGGGGTCGTAGGCCCGGATGATCCGTTTCAGAAGCGCCGCCAATTCCTCGTCGGTGCCGGCCGTACCGAGCCTTACGGCCTCCCGCAGCTGGGCCTCGATGAGCCCTTGGTTGAACTCGAGTGGGGTGACGATCCTGACCCCGGTGACCAGGCCCTGGTCGTCAAACTCGTAGTCGTGGACCAGGGTCCCCTGGGGGGCTTCGATGGCCACCAACGCCCGCCGGGCCTTGGGCCGAAGGACCGGGGCCTTCTCCGGCCGGAGCCCCCGCTTCAACAGTGTGTCGATAAGCCAGAGCGACCGTTCCATGCTGAAGACCAGTTCGATGGATTCGGCCAGGAAGTTGTGAAAGGGGTTGGCCGACGGCAACTTGATTTCCGTCCGCCGGGTGATCTCCTTAGCCTTGGGGGTCAACCGGGCGGAGAAGAGATTCAGCCTGGCCAGCGGGCCCACTTGGACCCGCCCCTTCTGGGCCAGTTCATACCGCTCGAAGGTGACCGTCCGCCCGGAGGATTCGGACAGGCCGAAACCCATGTAGCCGTAGCTTCGGCCCTTCGGCTTGACCGCCCAGAAGTCGGCGTCGACCCTGGGCACCGGGTCGTGGTCGAGACGGCTGAAAGTCATCAGGGTCTTCTCGCCGTCCCGGAGGAACCGCTGCAGAGACCAGCGCAACTTGACGAGGTCCTCGTCCTTGGGGACGGCGGTGAAGCCGCCCGGGACGGGGTTGGGGGGGTGAGGACAACGCCCGGTGATCGTCTCCTGCATCTGGTTCCCCAGGCGTCTGAGGAGGAGGCCTCGCTCGGCCAGTTCCGGGTAACGTTCGGTCATCGTCAGGAAGCGGTCGCAGCCGAGATGGTGGGGCAGGGCCAGCATGTACAGGTGGACGCTGTGGCTGGCGATTATCTGGCCGTGATAGGCCAACTCGCGGAGGAGTCTGGTCTGCCGGGACGGGCGGAGACCGAAGCCCCGCTCGATGGCGATGATGGCGGCCAGGCGGTGGGCGTACGAGCAGTTCCCGCAGACGCGGGAGACCAAGCTCGGCACCTCCTCCAGGCGACGCCCCAATAGCAGTCGAGAGAACCCCCGGGTTCCCTGCCCGTTCTGCAGGTTGACCCGAAGATCCCCGCCGTTCCCCTCGATTACCAGGGACCCCCGACCGCGAACGAGGTCGATCGGGTCCACGGTCAGAGCTCGGCTCATCCGCCTTCCCCCCCTAGGGAAGTCGCACCCAGTCGCGAGCGAAAGTGTTCAGGGACCGCAGGGCCTCTTCACGCGGCCATCCCTTGGCCTGCAGGGAACTGACCATGGCCTCTGCGTTGGCGTCGACGAGCGGCCCCCGGCACCCCCGGCAGGTCAGTCGGTAGCTGACGCACCGCGCCGAGCAGCCGCCGGTGGTCACCGGCCCGAGGCACAGGCCCTTCTTCTCCTTTAGGAGGCAGGTGTTCTCCTGAAGCCGGCATTCGAAGCAGACACTCTTGTCTTCGACTACCGGGAGGTCGCCGTGGATCAGGGAGCCGAGGACCCGGGTCAACTCCTGTGGTTCGACCGGGCAACCCGGGAGGGTGAAGTCGACCTGGACGAACTCCCTGACCGGAGAGGGCTTGGTCTCGGGGTGGCCGGACATGACCCCGCCGAAGGCGGCGCAGGTTCCCAGGGCCACCAGGACCTTGGCATTCTTGCGGATGCGGGTCAGACGGTCCCGATCTTCTTCCTGGACCACGGCCCCTTCAACCAGAGCCGCGTCCATGTCCGACGGGATCCGCCCCAGGTCGACCAGGTCATAAGCCACCAGGTTGACCGCCTTGCCGAGGGTGAAGGACTCATCCTCGCAGTTGAGCAGCACGAGCTGGTCCCCCCCGCAGGAGGTCAGCCCGAAGACCCCGACGCTGATCTTGCGCCCCTTGGCGCGGTCGTTTTCCGCCATGTCAGCCCGCCCCCTAGATGACTTCGGGCAGGTTCTGGGCGTCCCAGTAGGAGAAGACCGGGCCGTCCAGACAAGTATACTTGTAACCGATGCTGCAATGGCCGCACTTGCCGATCCCGCAGCGCATCTTGCGCTGCAGGGAGAAGAGGATCTTGTCCTTGGACACCCCGCGTTCGAGCAGGTAGTCCCAGAGTGGCGGGAAGTGCGCCGGCTCGCCGGCCAGGACGGCGTAGGTGCCCTGGGCGACGAACTTGGTCTGGCGGAGCCCGGCGATGAGGCGGGCCATATGGTCTTGGCCTTCGGCGTCGCGCGCGGCGGGGCGACAGACCCGACAAGTGATGTCCTCCCGGTCGCCGAGCCAGGAAAGCTCGTCGCCGAACGGCAGGTCCTTCGCGTCGTCGGCCGTCGCGACCAGGGTCACCTGACCGAAGTCCTTGCGGTTGTCCAGGATGTACCACCGCAAGGATCGCAGGGCGCCGAACCACGGCCCCTCCGAGAGGAGGAGGACGTCGCTCCGGCGCATCCGTTCGATCGGGTAGCCGTTCCCATACGGGCCACGGATTCCGATGAGGGCGTTCTCCTTGAGGTTGTGGAGGGCGGTCGTCACCCGACCGGACTGCCGGACGGCGATCTCGATCAGTCCGCGGCGGCTCGGCGAAGAGACGATGGCAAAGGGCGCCTCGCCGACGCCGATGACACTGAGCATTAGGAACTGACCGGGCTTGAAGTCAAAACTCAGATTGAGCTCTTCGTCTTCGAAGCGCAGCTGGAAGAGGTTGATTTCCAGTGGCAACCGCTGGACCCGGATGACGTGAGCCCTGTTCGGCTGAAGCGGATCGGGCTTGGTCGCGACCGGCACTCCGTTCACTTGACCACCTTCTCTCTGAAGATGGCGTTGAGGACATCGATCACGCTGATCTCGGCCGGGCAGGCGGCGATGCATCGTCCGCATCCCACGCAGCTCGGCCGGCCGTACTGCTCGACGAAGGCGATCTGCTTGTGGTAGTAGCGGAGCTTGATCCGGGTGGACTTGTCCTGGCGGTAGTTGTGGCCGTCAGCCACCCGGGCGAAGCTGTTCGTCAGACAGGAATCCCAGATCCTGACCCGGGAACCGCTGCGTCCGTCCAGATTGACTTGGTCGAAGACATCGTAGCAGTAGCAGGTCGGGCAGACCGCCGAACAGCTGCCGCAACTGAAGCACTTGCGGCCGAGGCTCTCCCAGATCTCACTGTCGTAGTCCAGCTCCAGGATGTGGGGCAGGTCGACCAGCTCTACGCGGTGGGAGAAGGCCGCATGCCGGCGATTCGTCTTGTCCTTATACTGGTCGATGGACTCCGGGCCGATGGGCTGAAAGATGTCCCGGCCGGCGCGGATGATATCGTCGCCGAGGGCCGTCCCGATCCGGACGAAATAGGCCTCCCCCAGGTCGGTCAGGAAAAGGTCGAAGCCGCGATCACTGAAATCGGTCTTCGTCGAGTGGCAGAAGCACAGCTCGTCCGGCAGGCAATCGAGGCCGATGACCGCCGTACGCCGGCGCCTGGCCAAATACCTCGGTTCCTCGAAGCGGCCCGAGAAGACTTGATCGAGAGTCAGGACGGCATTGATATCGCAGGGGTGAAGCCCAAAGAGGACGATCCTTGCCGGGCCCGTCTCTTCCTTGCTCCTGAAGCCCCCGTCGGCGGTGAACTCGAGCAGTTCGTCGGTCGGGGGGTAGAGGATCTTTTTAGGCGGGAGAAGGGTCCTCAGGGAATTGAGGTCTATATCCGCGGGCTTCTTGACCGCCCTGAAGGTGCTCGACCCGCCCCCGTTACGGACTGGGCCGTATAGTTCGCCGAAGGAGCCAAGCAGCTCCAGCAGGCCGATGGCCTTATCCTTGGCCAGCAGTCTGGCGTTGGCGTGGCCGGCGAGGAATCGGCGACTTTCCATCGGCATCACCTCCGAGGCGGAAAATCGGGGGGTTTGTACCTATTCGGCACAAAGTCCGGACACTTTTGTACCTTCCTTCACTAATTGGGAGAAAATTATAAGCAGTCAGACAATGGGTGAAAAACTTCACAATCGTGGGCAACATTATCAATTCGGTCCGAGCCCGAATTTCCCCTTCTTTTCTTCTCTTCTTTTCAGAAATACTGGGACAAGGTTTGCAGTTTATATCGCTTTTGCAGTTTCATT
The sequence above is drawn from the Bacillota bacterium genome and encodes:
- a CDS encoding PHP domain-containing protein, which gives rise to MSQLFSADIHIHTSLSPCAADDASPSRVVHRARQRGLDIIAITDHNSCENVEAAVIAGERVGLTVWPGMELQTKEEVHLLCLFPDVRAATEFQSLVYAHLPAVENRPERLGRQPLYDEQGELLGECRRLLLVSSDLGLDDAFKIVTRSGGACLPAHVDRKAYSLIGVLGAVPTGVPFPGYEVSRPQSIPAVLAACPWIHEASIVASSDAHRLEDIVSGKTSLLMAGPSLAEFVAALEGREDRKVVVRQES
- a CDS encoding [Fe-Fe] hydrogenase large subunit C-terminal domain-containing protein, producing MVQYFHSVKLDREACKGCTNCIKRCPTEAIRVREGKAVILEERCIDCGECIRICPNHAKSALTDPFTRLGDFAHRIALPAPSFYGQFRPETPPEAFLQALLKIGFDDVYEVPYAAEAVSQAIRRYMEEHRYRRPLISSACPAVVRLLQVRFPELLEQVIPVESPMEVAAYLAKDKASADLGLEKKKIGAFFISPCAAKVTAVKQPVGRAESNVDGAFAMAAVYGEVLKHLGRGSAKRPPRRIRAGGLGIGWGRAGGENVAIGKGSLLAVDGIHSVIAVLEEVEKGRLHDVDYLEAQACIGGCIGGPLAVENPFVARVRMKNLSEQSGQKGFQFSADELANWYDQGLLTMSKKVAARPVMQLDKDLQQAITMTGTLERTVGELPGLDCGSCGSPSCRTLAEDIVRGVAFETDCVFKLRDRVQVLAQEVLELARKVPPAMGQKGPNANQGQGGASGQSPPGAVDGSPSGGQGR
- a CDS encoding NADH:ubiquinone oxidoreductase, yielding MAENDRAKGRKISVGVFGLTSCGGDQLVLLNCEDESFTLGKAVNLVAYDLVDLGRIPSDMDAALVEGAVVQEEDRDRLTRIRKNAKVLVALGTCAAFGGVMSGHPETKPSPVREFVQVDFTLPGCPVEPQELTRVLGSLIHGDLPVVEDKSVCFECRLQENTCLLKEKKGLCLGPVTTGGCSARCVSYRLTCRGCRGPLVDANAEAMVSSLQAKGWPREEALRSLNTFARDWVRLP
- a CDS encoding nickel-dependent hydrogenase large subunit, whose protein sequence is MSRALTVDPIDLVRGRGSLVIEGNGGDLRVNLQNGQGTRGFSRLLLGRRLEEVPSLVSRVCGNCSYAHRLAAIIAIERGFGLRPSRQTRLLRELAYHGQIIASHSVHLYMLALPHHLGCDRFLTMTERYPELAERGLLLRRLGNQMQETITGRCPHPPNPVPGGFTAVPKDEDLVKLRWSLQRFLRDGEKTLMTFSRLDHDPVPRVDADFWAVKPKGRSYGYMGFGLSESSGRTVTFERYELAQKGRVQVGPLARLNLFSARLTPKAKEITRRTEIKLPSANPFHNFLAESIELVFSMERSLWLIDTLLKRGLRPEKAPVLRPKARRALVAIEAPQGTLVHDYEFDDQGLVTGVRIVTPLEFNQGLIEAQLREAVRLGTAGTDEELAALLKRIIRAYDPCFYCGSV
- a CDS encoding anti-sigma regulatory factor, with the translated sequence MSEQSSPPGVPQASLQLAYPVRGLDFSSAGEAAGRIKRALQQIGVPSAVIRRAAIVAYEAEMNIVIHARQGTLRASISPGRIELIAEDEGPGIADIEQAMQEGFSTAPDHIREMGFGAGMGLSNIKRCSSQMTIVSDVGRGTKVTAILTGW
- a CDS encoding transcriptional regulator gives rise to the protein MRLSEITRILDAEVLCGTDKLDSDVSAAFACDLMSDVLAFSGPRPLLLTGLTNSQVVRTAEVIDAPAIIFVRGKRPTAAIIALATEKGLACLLTTRLMYESCGLLYQAGLPGCRPGKEVTGGGQGVGAV
- a CDS encoding DRTGG domain-containing protein, whose translation is MRLREIAERLGLAVAAQGRGLDTEVTGGYCSDLLSDVMAHAREGNVWITIQTHQNVIAVGSLTAVAGVVITGGFAPEPETLAKAEREGLTLLQTREGSFETAGRIHALLCRHL